Proteins from one Colias croceus chromosome 22, ilColCroc2.1 genomic window:
- the LOC123701966 gene encoding SH3 domain-binding protein 5-like, which produces MNDSAAECSETLDPRVQIELERLNTATDEINRLEVELDEARLAFRRLLAEGHLRIQQLTKKLGTSVHKARPYYEARFRANITSQELHTANLAYDKANSAHSAAREMVYLAEQGLARLADGSGGLTLDPAWQEMLNHATHRVNQAEADRTAAAVTQRTKAASHRAAAALVQQLQNSLKRHITKSRPYFEEKARINAALEAQKARIQTLEEQVTDAKQKYSSALRNLERISDEIHRHRSRRQSTRNDIDQSTITDTASESNASENLEEVCSNNDENVREWLRKVDRPDPDTWTEIDLDYSSPEEISFEKCSLRPRSSPDKSPPSPMESKVSAASPRRIIRVSDRTACLRAELERGRRQSLDTLLHDTGEKVKEMFQGLSLFGERRGSGPGSAPRTPRRASPRSRRSPAPSGASSASDEIYSDTDSLASVEMLTDDQIASLMLDAQLEAVCEKLAGVARAPRSPHSPESRL; this is translated from the exons ATGAACGATAGCGCAGCTGAATGCTCAGAAACTCTAGATCCTCGAGTACAG ATTGAATTGGAAAGATTAAATACAGCTACCGATGAAATAAATCGGCTCGAAGTAGAGCTTGATGAAGCTCGACTCGCTTTCCGGCGGCTTTTGGCTGAGGGTCACTTACGAATACAACAACTGACTAAGAAACTAGGCACCAGTGTGCACAAAGCACGGCCTTACTATGAAGCTAGATTCAGAGCTAATATT ACGTCCCAAGAGCTGCACACAGCGAACCTTGCTTACGACAAAGCGAATAGCGCCCATTCAGCTGCAAGGGAGATGGTGTACCTTGCGGAGCAGGGCCTCGCGCGGCTCGCCGACGGCTCTGGCGGGCTCACGTTGGACCCGGCGTGGCAGGAGATGCTTAACCACGCAACTCATAGAGTTAATcag GCGGAAGCCGACCGCACCGCCGCTGCGGTGACGCAACGCACTAAAGCGGCGTCGCACCGCGCGGCCGCTGCGTTGGTGCAACAACTACAGAATAGCCTCAAACGACATATTACTAAGTCCAG GCCGTATTTCGAAGAGAAAGCACGGATCAACGCCGCGTTAGAAGCGCAAAAGGCTCGTATACAAACACTAGAGGAACAAGTTACTGATGCCAAGCAGAAATATTCGTCTGCGCTGCGAAATCTCGAGAGAAtatctgatgaaatacatagACATCGTTCTAGACGACAGTCTACTAGGAATG ACATAGATCAATCAACAATAACAGACACGGCAAGCGAATCCAACGCCAGTGAGAATCTCGAAGAGGTGTGTTCGAATAACGATGAAAATGTAAGGGAATGGCTGCGGAAAGTGGACAGACCCGACCCGGATACATGGACGGAAATCGACCTCGATTATTCTAGCCCGGAAGag ATAAGTTTCGAAAAGTGTTCCCTCCGACCGCGTTCAAGTCCCGACAAGTCCCCGCCAAGTCCGATGGAGTCTAAAGTATCGGCCGCTTCACCTAGACGCATTATTCGAGTCAGTGATCGTACCGCTTGCCTCAGAGCTGAGTTAGAGAGGGGACGGCGACAGAGCTTGGACACACTGCTGCACGATACGGGCGAGAAAGTGAAGGAGATGTTCCAGG GATTATCGCTCTTTGGTGAGAGGCGTGGCTCGGGCCCGGGCTCCGCCCCGCGCACTCCGCGCAGGGCTTCGCCCCGTTCTCGCCGCTCACCCGCACCCTCTGGAGCGTCTTCCGCGTCTGATGAAATATACTCTGATACTGATAGTCTTGCAAG TGTGGAAATGCTAACAGACGATCAAATAGCGTCGCTAATGCTGGACGCCCAATTGGAAGCGGTTTGTGAAAAATTAGCGGGCGTGGCCCGAGCACCTCGTTCGCCGCATTCACCAGAATCGCGATTATAA